In the genome of Gemmatimonadota bacterium, the window CCATAGAGCGCGGGGTGAGTCAGGCACTGGGCAAAACACCGCGGCTCGTCGTCCTGGGCGGCGATCATGCGGTTACCTATCCCGTAGTACGGGCTTTCGCCGCGAAGCACGGCCGGATCAGCCTGCTCCACTTCGACGCGCATCCGGATCTGTACCCCGACTTCGAAGGGAATCGATTTTCACACGCTTGTCCCATGGCCCGCATCCTGGAAGACGGCCTCGTAGATCGACTGGTCCAGGTCGGCATTCGAAGCTTCACCCCCGCGCAGCACGACGCGGTGAAGCGACACAACGTCGAGGTGATCCCCGCCTACTCCAACGGACCGGTTCCGGCGCTTGCGTTCGACACACCGGCCTACATCTCGATGGACGTCGATGCGCTCGACCCCGGTTTCGCGCCGGGCGTCTCCCATCCCGAACCGGGCGGACTGAGTGTGCGCCAGGTGCTCGAGGTCGTAGCCGCGATGCGGGCGCCCTACGTGGTCGGCGGCGATGTGGTCGAGCTCAATCCCAAGCTGGACCGGGACGGCGGGACGGCGATCGTCGCCGCGAAACTGGCCTGTGAACTGCTGGGGCGCGTCATCCTCGATGGAAGGACGGATTGATCCTGCCGCGACCTTGTAGTTGCTTGCGAATGTCACAACATTATGACACTTCGATCAGTATCTTGCAGTGATCACTCGGACCCCATTCCTCGGGCTTGTTCAACGCCTTTGTGCGGATGGAATCCCTTATGCTTCGTGAAGCGAACACTCCGTCCGCTCGGCTGGTGGC includes:
- the speB gene encoding agmatinase, which encodes MTDSVKVGLLGVGFDANSTFRRGPAAAPPAIRAALGLESGNPYAETGVRVWPSDSVLDHGDLDVPDEKGTRGPIDAIERGVSQALGKTPRLVVLGGDHAVTYPVVRAFAAKHGRISLLHFDAHPDLYPDFEGNRFSHACPMARILEDGLVDRLVQVGIRSFTPAQHDAVKRHNVEVIPAYSNGPVPALAFDTPAYISMDVDALDPGFAPGVSHPEPGGLSVRQVLEVVAAMRAPYVVGGDVVELNPKLDRDGGTAIVAAKLACELLGRVILDGRTD